From a single Brassica napus cultivar Da-Ae chromosome C9, Da-Ae, whole genome shotgun sequence genomic region:
- the LOC125592943 gene encoding uncharacterized protein LOC125592943 — protein sequence MGPKTRGGMVRRSRRSQGLEAETEFIEITRKSTKMRKLNKGKEVAIEEENIEIRQESADEVPTKVSEDVNEADGDGDGDDPHVEIEVENVIAEEQSQSENGVTEEPSQPREADMEAENGVTQEPSQPREADMEPENGFTQEPSQSREADMEPENGVTQEPSQPREADIETENGISGAEASPSDGKQKKKRGPTKMRKVAKDHQEKVSVSFTELGEHVGPGSVTLSSFLGPLVREHVTVLLDDWRNLDKQTKDTLWEEIQARFDLKEEWQKDSVFKQMGCLWRSGKSRLVSQLRNAKSSTERAALKPSNIRSVQVWSAWVKSRTSSVFKAKSEKYRALRRAQIPHTTSRRGMNRLACEMKKKSEDPKKISRSKVWIAGHTHSDGRPVRPEFAETIEKIISLDSQMDSTSSVNIKEDAVSQVLGVDKPGRVRGLGRGITATKLAFLSARDSKLADLESEIKDLKILVRDLAGNKKNNDDCVSPSEASYVYKEGTRVQLLDWCESKDVVVAEGEFCSAEGTYKIGRIPIGPNAAAVVVKSVSNPKASVWRPTTDVRNLQEAAGCKIPWPIDKLILDSASNNHPVSSDVLRSKNTTVDDLERCKIYDWVKGVEVIAEGFMGSTDPYEMVNNVPLGPNAVVMRVAKVINGKAFLWRPTSDMTTMSDAVNEKIAWPLHNVSVIKVPEDEGEASVRRPSLSPSGSTSSTRSGGKKKCILLDHNNSGRKVAEGRVSSTDPLCLVHHVPLGPNASRVWVEVALIEDASLWRPNSFLEDISDAVGSTVAWPNDKILYV from the exons ATGGGGCCGAAGACACGAGGAGGAATGGTTAGAAGAAGCAGACGTTCCCAAGGTCTGGAAGCAGAAACAGAGTTCATTGAGATAACCAGAAAGAGTACGAAAATGCGTAAGTTAAATAAGGGAAAAGAAGTTGCtattgaagaagaaaacattgAGATAAGGCAAGAAAGTGCTGACGAAGTCCCGACAAAGGTTTCTGAAGATGTTAATGAGGcggatggtgatggtgatggtgatgatcCACATGTGGAAATTGAAGTTGAGAATGTCATTGCTGAAGAACAGTCTCAGTCTGAGAATGGAGTTACTGAAGAACCTTCTCAGCCGAGAGAAGCTGACATGGAAGCTGAAAATGGAGTTACTCAAGAACCTTCTCAGCCGAGAGAAGCTGACATGGAACCTGAGAATGGATTTACTCAAGAACCTTCTCAGTCGAGAGAAGCTGACATGGAACCTGAGAATGGAGTTACTCAAGAACCTTCTCAGCCGAGAGAAGCTGACATTGAAACTGAGAATGGCATTTCAGGAGCAGAAGCATCGCCATCTGAtggaaaacaaaagaagaaaagaggacCCACAAAGATGCGTAAAGTGGCCAAGGATCATCAAGAGAAGGTTTCTGTGTCATTCACTGAGCTTGGCGAACATGTAGGTCCTGGATCAGTGACACTTTCATCGTTCCTTGGACCCCTTGTACGCGAACATGTGACTGTACTTCTtgatgattggaggaatcttgATAAGCAGACAAAGGACACATTATGGGAGGAAATTCAG GCGAGGTTTGATTTGAAAGAAGAGTGGCAAAAAGATTCAGTCTTCAAACAGATGGGCTGTTTGTGGAGATCTGGAAAGTCAAGGCTTGTATCACAACTGCGAAATGCAAAAAGCTCCACAGAGAGAGCAGCACTGAAACCAAGCAACATTCGATCTGTTCAGGTTTGGAGCGCTTGGGTTAAGAGTAGGACTTCGTCTGTGTTCAAG GCAAAGAGTGAAAAGTACAGAGCACTAAGGAGAGCTCAGATTCCTCACACCACTAGTCGTAGAGGAATGAATCGTCTAGCTTGTGAAATG aaaaaaaagagtgaagaccCTAAGAAGATTAGCCGGAGCAAGGTCTGGATAGCAGGACACACTCACTCTGATGGTAGACCTGTTAGACCTGAGTTTGCTGAAACCATT gaaaaaataatttcactTGATAGTCAAATGGACTCCACATCCAGTGTTAATATAAAAGAAGATGCTGTTAGTCAAGTGTTGGGAGTAGACAAACCTGGACGAGTCAGAGGGTTGGGAAGAGGGATTACTGCTACGAAACTAGCATTCTTGTCAGCTAGAGACTCCAAACTTGCCGACTTGGAaagcgagattaaagacttgaAGATTCTGGTCCGTGACTTAGCTGGAAATAAG aAAAACAATGATGATTGTGTTTCTCCATCTGAGGCTAGTTATGTATACAAAGAAGGAACTAGAGTTCAACTACTTGATTGGTGTGAGTCAAAAGATGTTGTTGTCGCTGAAGGAGAATTCTGCTCTGCTGAAGGTACATACAAGATTGGTCGTATTCCGATTGGTCCTAACGCCGCGGCGGTTGTTGTAAAGTCGGTATCAAACCCGAAGGCATCTGTTTGGAGGCCAACTACGGATGTGCGTAATCTTCAGGAAGCAGCGGGATGCAAAATTCCATGGCCAATTGATAAACTGATACTAGATAGTGCATCGAACAACCATCCAGTTTCCTCGGATGTGTTAAGATCAAAG AATACTACCGTAGATGATCTTGAAAGGTGCAAGATCTACGATTGGGTTAAGGGCGTCGAGGTAATCGCTGAAGGTTTTATGGGTTCGACTGACCCATATGAGATGGTGAACAATGTTCCTTTGGGTCCGAATGCTGTAGTTATGAGAGTTGCTAAGGTGATTAATGGGAAAGCTTTTCTATGGAGGCCAACAAGTGACATGACAACAATGAGTGATGCTGTTAATGAAAAGATCGCATGGCCGCTCCATAATGTATCAGTAATTAAAGTTCCTGAAGATGAAGGGGAAGCTAGTGTCAGAAGGCCTTCATTG AGTCCAAGTGGCAGCACTAGTTCCACCCGTTCAGGTGGTAAAAAGAAGTGCATCTTGTTGGACCACAACAACTCAGGACGGAAAGTCGCAGAAGGCAGAGTAAGTAGTACTGATCCATTGTGTTTAGTCCATCACGTCCCGTTAGGTCCCAATGCAAGTCGGGTCTGGGTTGAAGTGGCCTTGATTGAAGATGCATCTCTATGGAGACCAAACTCTTTTCTGGAAGACATATCAGATGCTGTGGGCAGCACAGTGGCTTGGCCAAATGATAAGATTCTGTATGTTTAA